From Panicum hallii strain FIL2 chromosome 2, PHallii_v3.1, whole genome shotgun sequence, a single genomic window includes:
- the LOC112883507 gene encoding uncharacterized protein LOC112883507 — protein MTLCRALVQALCYPLAMWAAARFDRARVVAAGTFLCAAATALVGASSTVLQMAVARGFNGVGMALVLPAVYSLVADYSDDDTRGSTFGWVFMVLGVGSAMGNSMGVLLAPNAFFGVPGWRLAFHALALVSVAIAVATWLLAADSRPGTRNTKAAPAVAELAREAKAVVSVPTFWIIVAQGAAAQVPWLALTFMAMWLELEGFTHWETTVITSLNCFSNGLGALLAGFAGDLAARRFPDAGRVALAQASNASIVPLAALLLLPARPGWPLAGAVYAGGFFLLGVAMAWSTVSTSSPILAEIVPEKARTAAYALDLCLENVVASFGAPVVGILAERVFGYRPRAASGGASAQAADRRNAAALGKAIFAEIAVPATICCVAYSALYWTYPADRKRARMAADALALQEAPGDKKNYGCEASEAAADGFKQPLLSVTVTE, from the exons ATGACGCTGTGCCGCGCGCTTGTGCAGGCGCTGTGCTACCCGCTCGCGATGTGGGCCGCGGCGCGCTTCGACCGCGCCCGCGTCGTCGCCGCGGGGACCTTCCTCTGCGCCGCGGCCACCGCGCTCGTCGGCGCCTCCAGCACGGTCCTCCAGATGGCGGTCGCGAGGGGCTTCAACGGCGTCGGCATGGCGCTCGTCCTGCCCGCGGTCTACTCCCTGGTCGCCGACTACAGCGACGACGACACGCGCGGCTCCACGTTCGGGTGGGTGTTCATGGTGCTCGGCGTGGGCAGCGCGATGGGGAACTCGATGGGCGTCCTGCTTGCACCCAATGCCTTCTTCGGCGTCCCTGGCTGGCGCCTGGCCTTCCACGCCCTCGCGCTCGTCAGCGTCGCAATCGCCGTCGCGACGTGGCTGCTCGCCGCCGACTCCAGGCCTGGAACGCGGAACACCAAGGCCGCGCCCGCCGTCGCGGAGCTCGCCCGGGAAGCCAAGGCCGTGGTGAGCGTGCCCACGTTCTGGATCATTGTGGCGCAGGGGGCAGCCGCGCAGGTGCCGTGGTTGGCACTAACGTTCATGGCCATGTGGCTGGAGCTCGAGGGTTTCACGCACTGGGAGACCACAGTGATCACCAGCCTCAACTGCTTCTCCAACGGGCTCGGTGCGCTGCTCGCGGGGTTCGCCGGGGACCTCGCGGCGCGGCGCTTCCCCGACGCGGGCCGGGTCGCGCTCGCGCAGGCGTCCAACGCGTCCATCGTCCCGCTGGCCGccctcctgctgctgcctgcGCGCCCCGGCTGGCCGCTGGCGGGCGCCGTGTACGCCGGCGGGTTCTTTCTCTTGGGCGTCGCTATGGCCTGGAGCACGGTTTCCACCAGCAG CCCTATCTTGGCAGAGATCGTGCCGGagaaggcgaggacggccgCGTACGCGCTGGACCTGTGCCTGGAGAACGTGGTCGCGTCGTTCGGGGCGCCCGTCGTGGGCATCCTGGCGGAGCGCGTCTTCGGGTACCGGCCGCGGGCAGCGTCCGGCGGCGCGAGCGCCCAGGCCGCCGACCGACGGAACGCGGCCGCTCTGGGGAAGGCGATCTTCGCGGAGATCGCCGTGCCGGCGACCATCTGCTGCGTCGCGTACTCGGCGCTGTACTGGACATACCCCGCGGACAGGAAGCGCGCGCGGATGGCGGCCGACGCCCTGGCCCTGCAGGAGGCGCCGGGTGACAAGAAGAACTACGGCTGCGAAGCAAGTGAGGCTGCTGCTGATGGCTTCAAGCAGCCCTTGCTATCTGTAACCGTGACAGAGTAG